The sequence GGAAGATGAAAATTCCAGGGATGAGTATCCAGGGATGATACTGTATATCGGAAACATTCATTGCCGCGCTAAGCAGATTTCCCCAGCTTGCCTGAGGATCCTGAATCCCAAGCCCGATGAGGCTCAGGGCTGATTCGCCCAGAATGTAAGCCGGTATGGAAAGGGTCATCGATACTATAGCATAAGAGAGTGTCTGCGGCAGGATGTGCTGAAATATGATGCGGAAATCAGAGGCGCCGAGTGCCTTTGCCGCGGTAACAAAATCTCTCTTGCTTATAGATAATGCCATGCCTCTGATCACCCGTGCAAATCCCGCCCATCCTATAAGACTCAGTATAGCTACAATCAGGAGGTAAACCTGTGTGGATGAGAGTTTCATCGGAAAGGCGCTGCGAAGAGCAAGCATCAGGAAAAAGGAGGGAACCAGCATGAAACATTCAGCAAAACGCATGATCATCCAGTCGGTTTTTCCTCCGTAGTAACCGGATATGCCTCCAGCCAGAAATCCTAAAAAGGCTGTCAGTGCCACACCCAGAAAACCGATTGTAAGGGAAACCCTCGAGCCGTAAACAATTCGCGAAAAAAGATCCCTCCCCACAGAATCTGCACCCAGAAGATAAAACCGGCACCCATCCGCATTGTCTGTTCCGAACAGATGATAATTTATGGGAATAATACCCCAGAGTTTTACTCTGTCTCCCTTTACAAAAAACCGAACCGGACAGGGTTTGGATTTGTCTTCAATGTAAACCCGTTCATAGTACTCATTGAAACCGTAAGAGTAGGGATACACAAAGGGCCGCAAAGAGAAATGCCCCTCGTGGAAAAAATGGATTCTGCTTGGCGGCTGAAAAGAGTTCTGTCTGTCACCATTGTCATAATGATAAGGAGCGATAAACTCGGCAAAGATCATAATAACATAAAGCACAAAGAGTACAATCAGACCCGGCCACACAAGCGGATGTCTGAAAAACTTGGCAGCGGCTCTGTTGTTTTTTAAACTCATGCTTTCCTTACCCTCGGGTCAACGATAACAAGCAGGATATCAGCAATTAGATTTCCCACAATCAGCATTACACCACCCATAAGCATACTTCCCATTACCAGAAAAGTATCCTGAGCCCTTACCGCAGCCAGCATTAGACTCCCTAATCCGGGCCAGTTTACAATTATTTCCAGAAGCGCGGCACCGCTGAGCAGTGAAGAGAACTCAAAACCGAAAAGCGTGATAAGCGGATTGATCGCATTTCGTAAAGCATGTCTGTAGATCACACGATGCTCAGAAAGACCTTTTGCGCGGGCAGTCACTATGTACTGTTTTCGAAGTTCTTCAAGCATATTTCCCCGGCTTATTCTCTGCAGACCAGCCAGAGCGCCGATTGTAAGTATTATCACCGGTAAAATCATGTGGGCAGCCCGGTCGAGGAATTTACCGAAAAAACTCAGGTTTTCATACCCTGGAGAAATCATCCCGCCGATTGGAATAGAGGAGATGAGGGGCAGATCACGGCCGACATATACAAGGAACATCAGAAGTAAAGCAAGAAAAAAACCGGGAAGAGACATGCCGAAATAAGAGACAGCCGACATTATCCTGTCTCCCCAGGAATACTGTTTTACCGCTGCGTAGATCCCCAGAGGTATGGCTATAAGCCAGGTGAATATAATCGAGAAAAATGAAAGGATAAAAGTATTAAACAGCCGTTCCGCTATAACTTCGGCCACTTCCGCTTCCCGGGAAAAAGAGTATCCTAAGTCAAGATGCACCAGTCGCATGAGCCAATGACCGTACTGGACAAGAACCGGCTTGTCAAAGTGGTATTTTGCCTCA is a genomic window of Fibrobacter sp. containing:
- a CDS encoding ABC transporter permease, whose protein sequence is MRDELLRRALVSIPQLLLMSFITFLFIDLAPGDILAKYRFDPRINAETVKEIEAKYHFDKPVLVQYGHWLMRLVHLDLGYSFSREAEVAEVIAERLFNTFILSFFSIIFTWLIAIPLGIYAAVKQYSWGDRIMSAVSYFGMSLPGFFLALLLMFLVYVGRDLPLISSIPIGGMISPGYENLSFFGKFLDRAAHMILPVIILTIGALAGLQRISRGNMLEELRKQYIVTARAKGLSEHRVIYRHALRNAINPLITLFGFEFSSLLSGAALLEIIVNWPGLGSLMLAAVRAQDTFLVMGSMLMGGVMLIVGNLIADILLVIVDPRVRKA
- a CDS encoding ABC transporter permease; protein product: MSLKNNRAAAKFFRHPLVWPGLIVLFVLYVIMIFAEFIAPYHYDNGDRQNSFQPPSRIHFFHEGHFSLRPFVYPYSYGFNEYYERVYIEDKSKPCPVRFFVKGDRVKLWGIIPINYHLFGTDNADGCRFYLLGADSVGRDLFSRIVYGSRVSLTIGFLGVALTAFLGFLAGGISGYYGGKTDWMIMRFAECFMLVPSFFLMLALRSAFPMKLSSTQVYLLIVAILSLIGWAGFARVIRGMALSISKRDFVTAAKALGASDFRIIFQHILPQTLSYAIVSMTLSIPAYILGESALSLIGLGIQDPQASWGNLLSAAMNVSDIQYHPWILIPGIFIFLAVMAFNFIGDGLRDALDPNR